The following are encoded together in the Pygocentrus nattereri isolate fPygNat1 chromosome 3, fPygNat1.pri, whole genome shotgun sequence genome:
- the fzd8a gene encoding frizzled-8a, producing MECYLLGIYLFLALGALQRSSGTTAKELTCQEIAVPLCKGVGYNHTYMPNQFNHDTQDEAGLEVHQFWPLVEIQCSPDLRFFLCSMYTPICLEDYKKPLPPCRSVCERARAGCAPLMRQYGFPWPDRMRCDTLPVQGDPDTLCMDYNRTDSTTASPVLSKPTGRPGKQHVPPHRTKHGHGRPGVQTKRKPGSPCEPGCQCRAPMVRVSSERHPLYNRVKTGQMPNCAMPCHNPYFTQDERTFTAFWIGLWSVLCFVSTFATVATFLIDMERFKYPERPIIFLSACYMFVSIGYIVRLIAGHEKVACSREYDVEHVHYETTGPALCTVVFLLIYFFGMASSIWWVILSLTWFLAAGMKWGNEAIASYSQYFHLAAWLIPSMKSIAVLALSSVDGDPVAGICYVGNQNLDNLRGFVLAPLVIYLFIGTMFLLAGFVSLFRIRSVIKQGGTKTDKLEKLMIRIGIFTVLYTVPATIIVACYFYEQHNRQSWETSHNCSCLMEHELRRPDYAVFMLKYFMCLSVGITSGVWIWSGKTLDSWRALCTRCCWGSKGTSGSTYSDVSTGLTWRSGTASSVSCPKQMPLSQV from the coding sequence ATGGAGTGCTACCTGTTGGGGATTTACCTGTTCCTGGCCCTGGGTGCCCTGCAGCGGTCCAGCGGCACCACAGCCAAGGAGCTCACGTGTCAGGAGATTGCCGTGCCCCTGTGTAAAGGCGTCGGCTACAACCACACGTACATGCCCAACCAGTTCAACCACGACACGCAGGACGAGGCAGGCCTGGAGGTGCACCAGTTCTGGCCACTGGTGGAGATCCAGTGCTCACCGGACCTGCGCTTCTTCCTCTGCAGCATGTACACCCCCATCTGCCTGGAGGACTACAAGAAGCCACTGCCACCGTGCCGCAGCGTGTGCGAGCGGGCTCGGGCTGGCTGCGCTCCACTCATGAGGCAGTACGGCTTCCCCTGGCCGGACCGCATGCGCTGCGACACACTGCCCGTACAGGGTGACCCGGACACCCTGTGCATGGACTACAACCGGACTGACTCCACAACAGCGTCACCTGTGCTGTCCAAGCCCACCGGACGGCCGGGCAAGCAACATGTTCCACCTCACAGGACCAAGCATGGGCACGGGAGGCCGGGCGTCCAGACCAAGCGCAAGCCGGGGTCCCCCTGCGAGCCAGGCTGCCAGTGTCGTGCGCCCATGGTGCGAGTGAGCAGCGAGAGGCACCCACTGTACAACCGTGTGAAGACAGGCCAGATGCCCAACTGCGCCATGCCCTGCCACAACCCGTACTTCACCCAGGATGAGAGGACTTTCACAGCCTTCTGGATTGGCCTGTGGTCTGTGCTGTGCTTTGTGTCCACTTTTGCAACTGTTGCCACTTTTTTGATCGACATGGAGAGGTTTAAGTATCCCGAGAGACCCATCATCTTCCTCTCGGCCTGTTACATGTTTGTTTCCATCGGCTACATTGTGAGACTGATTGCGGGCCATGAGAAGGTTGCATGCAGCCGGGAGTATGACGTGGAACATGTGCACTATGAGACGACGGGTCCTGCGCTCTGCACTGTCGTCTTCCTCCTCATCTACTTCTTCGGCATGGCCAGCTCGATCTGGTGGGTGATCCTGTCCCTCACGTGGTTCCTCGCAGCTGGCATGAAGTGGGGCAACGAAGCCATTGCCAGTTACTCGCAGTACTTCCACTTAGCTGCCTGGCTCATCCCAAGCATGAAGTCCATCGCCGTTTTGGCCCTCAGCTCCGTGGACGGGGACCCGGTGGCTGGGATCTGCTATGTAGGCAACCAGAACCTGGATAACCTGCGGGGCTTCGTGCTGGCACCCTTGGTCATCTACTTGTTCATCGGCACCATGTTCCTGCTGGCGGGTTTCGTGTCCCTGTTCAGGATCCGAAGCGTCATCAAGCAAGGTGGCACCAAAACGGACAAGCTGGAGAAGCTGATGATCCGCATCGGCATTTTCACGGTGCTCTACACTGTCCCAGCCACCATCATCGTGGCATGCTACTTCTATGAACAACACAACAGGCAGAGCTGGGAAACGAGCCACAACTGCTCGTGCCTGATGGAGCATGAGCTCCGGAGGCCTGACTATGCTGTCTTCATGCTCAAATACTTCATGTGCCTCTCAGTGGGCATCACGTCCGGTGTTTGGATTTGGTCAGGCAAGACGTTGGACTCTTGGCGGGCTCTGTGCACGCGATGCTGCTGGGGAAGCAAAGGCACGAGCGGTTCCACTTACAGTGATGTGAGCACGGGGCTCACGTGGCGCTCAGGCACAGCCAGCTCTGTGTCTTGCCCCAAACAGATGCCCTTATCACAGGTCTGA